A section of the Brevundimonas sp. AJA228-03 genome encodes:
- the ccmE gene encoding cytochrome c maturation protein CcmE, producing the protein MSWLPKSPKARRRLWVVAAAAPVLALAVGLSLWAMQDSVTFFFSPSEVTEQKAPTGRVIRLGGLVETGSVRMHGADVSFAVTDNKATTRVVYRGDLPDLFREGQGVVAQGSFQPDRTFHADTVLAKHDERYMPREVADRLKADGEWRPETPARS; encoded by the coding sequence ATGAGCTGGCTTCCCAAATCGCCCAAGGCCCGGCGTCGTCTATGGGTCGTGGCGGCCGCCGCGCCCGTGCTGGCTCTGGCCGTCGGCCTGTCCCTGTGGGCCATGCAGGACAGTGTGACCTTCTTCTTCTCGCCGTCCGAGGTGACCGAGCAGAAGGCCCCGACCGGCCGGGTCATCCGTCTGGGTGGCCTCGTCGAGACCGGCAGCGTCCGGATGCACGGAGCGGACGTCAGCTTCGCCGTCACCGACAACAAGGCGACCACCCGCGTCGTCTATCGCGGCGACCTGCCCGACCTGTTCCGCGAGGGGCAGGGGGTCGTGGCGCAAGGGTCGTTCCAGCCCGACCGCACCTTCCACGCCGACACGGTTCTGGCCAAGCACGACGAACGCTATATGCCGCGTGAGGTCGCGGACCGCCTGAAGGCCGACGGCGAATGGCGGCCCGAGACGCCCGCCCGCTCATGA